The genomic window TATGCACCATAAAACCAGCTGTGATCCACAAACTGATAACAGTGATAAAAGGCCGCCACAAAATAGATATCTAGCCTTGGCGTTTCAGAGCATATATCAATTCCTGTCAAGCAGCAATTGAAGGGAAAAAATGCAAGGTTACAAGATGGCACAACAATGAGCAAATAAATGACAGCTAAACTCATTTCAAGGTTGGTTCTTACCAGATCACCATTACCAGAGGCAAATGAAGGGTGAAGGTCCAACAGAAGCTTGTCTTCCCTCAATCTTTCCAAGCCATCAAAGAGAGACAGTTTTGTCTCAGCAGAACCAGAGTCCTTCACTGCAACACTTCTATTGTGGAGGTCCACCCTTATATACATCTCAAGTTCTTCAACTTGCCGAGACAACTGAAGAGCAATGAACTGAAAACACGAAACGCTTTTGGTTATTTGATTTTTAACTACATGGACCAAAGCTGCCCAAAAGTTTAAAACTGAGAGAGGCTTGCAAACAATCACCTGTAGAAGATGTCGAATGGACACCCTTGGTCGACAACTTAGATAGGGCTTTTCCAAGTTAGGCGTTGTTTGTCCATcaagaggaagaagaacaagatacAAGTTGAACTGCaagaatattttattttttataaaacaAGAAAAATAATGTGAAACAGTTTAATGCAGATCTACATGAGCGGAACTACTAGAACAAGAGAAATAGGAGAGGAAATTGCAGAGGAATGCTCATACTATGCAGAAAAGGCCAGCATCACTATTTATGCATGACCACATGGGGCATGCTCAGGAAAGTTTTACTTTTGTCCCTCTTTGAAGTGTCCCTTTTGCAACAGCTTTCAGTTTTTCAGTAATTTCTTGATTATAAATGCCAAAATTTATGCCCAGGAAAAATAATGTGGAATTTATATAATTGCGCATGCAGTTCTATTGTACCTCCTTGTTTTCATCAGTTGCACGGAGGTGGTCCACCAACTTCGCGAAACGCCCACCCTTCCCCAGCCTGCCGTTTGTTCCACCAGCATTGTTGTACCGAGTTTGGCTTCTTGTGCCATTTTTTCCCCATGCGAGCATCTCACCCCGCAATGGAGAGGTGGTGAAACCTTCTTTTAGAGATACTACTTCGTCATTCTCCTCAGATCCGTGGTCACTACTGGCAATGGTTCTAGCAGGAGAAGGTGTTGGTGCAGGCCTTTTTCTACCTCTTCTCTGCCTTAAATCTGGAGACTGGTTATCAGGAGAAGGCGACTCTTTGCTCTCAACATTAGCATTTTCTTCTTCTCTATCCTCATCATCAGAGCCAGTAGGGGCAATATCACGAGCAACCGTTCTACCTCTCCCACGGGTACGCACATTTCTCCTGTACTTCCTTGCAAAAGCACTGGCAGTAGCTTTTGCCGTAGGACGCTTCTTACCGAGGGCCTCCGACTGCTTTCGAATCATCTCCTCGATGGTTGCTTGAATCTTCCATCAAAAAAGTGATATCGATGATAAAATAAAAATGAGAAGGAAGATAAATACTGCATGAGAAGATGTGAAACACAGTGCTGTAGCTATTAGTTATTACCCAGCAGATAAACTTACCTTCTTATTCCGAGTCCTCTCCTCTTCACCGAAAGCAAGTTCCTGAAGCCTCAAGTATATGAGAACACCACAAGAAGAGCTAAATGGGGCTAAATAAGAAAAAAAAATGTTGACGATGTAACATAGACAGCACCTCTTCCTCATACTTATCAATATCTGGATACAAGGTTGCAATAAGTGCATCATAATTAGGATCATCCCTCAAAGAACGTCGACTTGCACAATGAGTACGGCATGCTGGACACTCATTATTTCTGCAAAATAAGTTTGTACTGTCAAACGAGGAATGGTTTATTTTATGATTTTTAAAACAAAATTAGACTGTGAATTTCACAGTGTCAATATTGATAACGTGACAAGCTTGTAGACAAATGATGTTTGGCAGCATACCCTAGCCTCATAGATTTATCAATGCAATCCCTGCAGAATCGGTGCAAACATTCCATAACCGTTCTTGTCTTCCGGATAATGCCTGCAAATTAAAGAATCGGACTTTTCATCTGTCATATCTTCATGTGACAGAAAGTGACACATGTAGAGAAAAATGGAATCCATCCTCTAATCAAAATGACAACAGGTATATATACCTAAACAGATTGGGCACTGGACTTCTTTTCGGATTTCTGCTAATTTCACGAGCACAAACCTGAGTAGAAAAAAGTAGTTCATGTAAGGTTCCAGCTGTGTGAAACATCAAGTCTTTTATAGCATCTATCAACCAAAATGATCCTGATATTTTTTTAAATAGTTCAACATAAAGCAGTAGCAACAAATCTAGTAACGTACGATATCTGACATAAAGAATAATAGATATGGTCTTGAGACCAATTCTGATCTACAACGCTGCTCCATATAAATTTCCATAGCATGTGTATTTTCAATAGGACTGCTGGTTGAAGAGCATGATATGCATTTGTAACAAAGTGCTATGTGCATGGAACTAATAGGGAAAATCATAAGGAAAAGAGGAGTCTGTACACAGGAAACAAAATTAGAACTTAGAACACAGACCTAAGCTGCTATAAAAAGATAATGTTAGAACAGCTAACAAGATAGTAAGGTGACATCAACGAAAATCGTCTAGGACAGCTTAACGGACAATTTCAACTAGAAGTTGACAAGCTATGCCAAATTATCAACATATAGCCGCAAGATAAGAGCAACGAAGCTGCGGATCTTTGTAACGTACAAAAAAAACCACGAGACAAACAGAGCAGTTCAGATGCAAGTGGTTAGCCGGTGACTCCAGTCCAGGCATAACAATGCAGCACTGGTAGCTTAGACAAGTGGGACTGAGACCGAATACTATTCCAAGGAATCTCCGTCACGGGCTCACGGGCATGGCGTGGCGTGCAATATGATCGAAGCATGCATACCATCGAAGAGGTCGGATGCATAGCTCGCAGAAACAGGAAGGAAGACTGTTAGTTGGAAAACATATGCTTGCATAGATAGGGTAGCGATGCACGATGGCCTGATCACCGAACGAAGAAGCAACGATATTCGCCGCTCTGAGAGTCTAACAGACTATCTGAGACCACCAGTTCCGGCAGAAACGTCGCAGATTGACCGGCGTGGGTGGGTGGGAACAGGATGCGATGAGGGGGCTAGGACTAGAGCATCAAGCATGGCAGCGCGAGCACGCCAAAAGATAAATCGCGTAGACAGCCAGACGGGATCCACGAGACCGGAAGGCCGGACAGGGCCGGAGAGACCCcgggggaggaaggaagactcactcgtccatgtcgccgtcgctcTCCGACGACTCGGTGTCGCtgtacgcgccgccgccgccgctcatcgCGCCCGAATCTGCCAAACCCATACGAAACAGAACACGAACGCTTCTTAGCCATATTCACACGGGGGCATGCAGCAGAACAGAACGCGGCAGCCCGCCTGCCTGCCAGCCAGATACGATACGAGGGGCCCGGATGCGGTTAAGCTCACCGCCTGCGCGCAGCGGCTGCGGGTCGGTCGCCCGATTGGCGGCGCCTCCGGCCGGCGTCGGATGGagccctcctcctcccccgccggcgGCGCCGGCCGAGGGAGCGTCCGCCCCGTTGGCCTCGACGTGGTCGCGGGGTTTGGAGGACGATGGCAAGGGGAGCTGGCGCTTCTGCGCGGGCATTCCGGCGTAGGATCCCGGGCCGCGGATCCCGGCGGCGCGGCGGGGGCCGCCCTCGCGAGGCGTTCGGGGGAGGGGCGGGGGATGTGGCGGTCGACGGGGAGGACGGGACGACTGGAAGGGAGGAGGGAGGTGGCCAGGCCAGGCCAGGTGGGTGCGGGACGGGAGGGcggagaaagagagaggaggaccGGAAAATAAATAAGGAaccggatggatggatggatgcgtgTTCGCGTTGTGCTCGGTCGTGGAGGGGGAGGGAGCCCGGCGTCCTGCGTGTGGCGTGTGGGGCCTGCTGCTCGGGTCGCCTCCCTCCACCGCGGTCTGACTGTTTGGCCTGGGgaagcgcggggaggagggaggtGGCGAGGCCGGCAGCGAGCGACGCCAAGGACATGCACGCCGCCTCGCCTGCGCTTCTGCTGGGCTCCTCTTCCTCCGACTGTAGCAGCACCTGCGTGGGGACAAAGCGGAGCGCAGCCGTACTTCCATTCCATGCCGCTCGATTTGGTGTAAGGGTGTTCCTGACATAGCTACAAGACTCGTCGGCAATCAGCTTCCCGAGCTACTACTACCCGTCGTAGCCATATTACCGTCGTCGATTTTGCGCACCCGGCTCTGCCGCCGGCGCATACGGCATAGCCCTTGGAGGCTCTGCCGCCCAGGCCGGCCGGCGCACCGCGCAAGCCGCCGTGCCCTTCCCGCTCCTGGTGCCATACTGCCTCCCCTCGCCTGCCGGCGCTCGGCCAACCAAACCTCTTTGCCGATCGGCGGGAATCAAACAAACAAGCTGAACTTAGATCACACGCCGGGAAACTCATCTCTGTCCTTCAGTTCGTAGAGCAAAGGAGAAAAAAAGGCATCCAACAGGGGGGGCAAAGCAATACTTTGAAGCAGAGTGCTGTCAAACTTTGATCGATGATGCAGAGGAAACAAGTCGCCGCAATTAGCTACAAGTCGCCGCAAGTTAGAGCGAGCACTAGTCAGTGGATAAATCTACGCGGTGAAATAACAAGATGCAGTTTGCTTCTAGTTAGGCACTTCATGCAGTATAGTAGAACCTAATTTTACGCAGATGGAAGCAAGCAGCTTCTATCGAAAAATCCTAACCAAATTTACATAGATGGAAGCAAGCAACTTCTATAGGAAAATCCTACTTACAGAAATATAACACTGGAGACACAAAACGTTTCCTCCTCGCTAATTCCGAAATGAAAAAGGATCCATCAGCATGGGATGGAAGAAACACGTCTAGTCTAGGTATAAGAGGACGATGAAAGACAGCTAGCGGGTCATCCTACACTGCAAGGCATTGCGATTGACTCTACTCCGCACGGCATTGAAACTCACGAGTTATCTATCCTGTGGTGAACTCTGGTGACAGTGAGGTCAGAGATTTTCTGGGCTCAAGAAGACTGCAACCTATCAGGCCATTAAGCTGGTGTCAAAATGCGCGACAAGTGAAGTGACAACGATATGCATTGGTTTTTCTAGTTGCGAATTGGCATCACCTGATTGGTACCTTACAGTCTTGATTTCTTAAAATAAGAACTCGAAACCACATATATAATTCATGGTGGATAGAGCTGCAGAGGGAAAGGAGTAGCTAGCTAACTGGCTATTCGATCGTAAGAAAAGAGAATAAGTTATGGATTTTCAGAAAGAAACTATTCCTAGCAGAAGTCATGAACTGGGAGCTCAAAATAATACTAGTAGTAATAACATCGTAATCAACAAATCAGTGACTTGGAGTAACGAGAACTGGTCTTGCATTCAGGAACGGCAACGACAAGCAGGAGATCGATGTGCAATCAGCGTCTACGCCATGACAGGATGACAGCAGTGGTCATGGAACAATGCTGTCCCTGGCATTCGCGGCCGGCGCTATGGTGTCCT from Triticum aestivum cultivar Chinese Spring chromosome 3B, IWGSC CS RefSeq v2.1, whole genome shotgun sequence includes these protein-coding regions:
- the LOC123071060 gene encoding putative E3 ubiquitin-protein ligase RING1a isoform X2 codes for the protein MPADKRPLPPPASGDDGSHGHAAARHAAASRGRGGASHGPSEGGPAARQARAPPGEPHYGDPDAEGGRGGGYGSGDDSDSSLSADDDDDGDAEFVLVKLAEIRKEVQCPICLGIIRKTRTVMECLHRFCRDCIDKSMRLGNNECPACRTHCASRRSLRDDPNYDALIATLYPDIDKYEEEELAFGEEERTRNKKIQATIEEMIRKQSEALGKKRPTAKATASAFARKYRRNVRTRGRGRTVARDIAPTGSDDEDREEENANVESKESPSPDNQSPDLRQRRGRKRPAPTPSPARTIASSDHGSEENDEVVSLKEGFTTSPLRGEMLAWGKNGTRSQTRYNNAGGTNGRLGKGGRFAKLVDHLRATDENKEFNLYLVLLPLDGQTTPNLEKPYLSCRPRVSIRHLLQFIALQLSRQVEELEMYIRVDLHNRSVAVKDSGSAETKLSLFDGLERLREDKLLLDLHPSFASGNGDLELIYALKRQG
- the LOC123071060 gene encoding putative E3 ubiquitin-protein ligase RING1a isoform X1 is translated as MPADKRPLPPPASGDDGSHGHAAARHAAASRGRGGASHGPSEGGPAARQARAPPGEPHYGGETNGTAGISVARCPRASRSAPRAVRISKGSRPWLIGSADPDAEGGRGGGYGSGDDSDSSLSADDDDDGDAEFVLVKLAEIRKEVQCPICLGIIRKTRTVMECLHRFCRDCIDKSMRLGNNECPACRTHCASRRSLRDDPNYDALIATLYPDIDKYEEEELAFGEEERTRNKKIQATIEEMIRKQSEALGKKRPTAKATASAFARKYRRNVRTRGRGRTVARDIAPTGSDDEDREEENANVESKESPSPDNQSPDLRQRRGRKRPAPTPSPARTIASSDHGSEENDEVVSLKEGFTTSPLRGEMLAWGKNGTRSQTRYNNAGGTNGRLGKGGRFAKLVDHLRATDENKEFNLYLVLLPLDGQTTPNLEKPYLSCRPRVSIRHLLQFIALQLSRQVEELEMYIRVDLHNRSVAVKDSGSAETKLSLFDGLERLREDKLLLDLHPSFASGNGDLELIYALKRQG
- the LOC123071060 gene encoding putative E3 ubiquitin-protein ligase RING1a isoform X3; this translates as MPAQKRQLPLPSSSKPRDHVEANGADAPSAGAAGGGGGGLHPTPAGGAANRATDPQPLRAGDSGAMSGGGGAYSDTESSESDGDMDEFVLVKLAEIRKEVQCPICLGIIRKTRTVMECLHRFCRDCIDKSMRLGNNECPACRTHCASRRSLRDDPNYDALIATLYPDIDKYEEEELAFGEEERTRNKKIQATIEEMIRKQSEALGKKRPTAKATASAFARKYRRNVRTRGRGRTVARDIAPTGSDDEDREEENANVESKESPSPDNQSPDLRQRRGRKRPAPTPSPARTIASSDHGSEENDEVVSLKEGFTTSPLRGEMLAWGKNGTRSQTRYNNAGGTNGRLGKGGRFAKLVDHLRATDENKEFNLYLVLLPLDGQTTPNLEKPYLSCRPRVSIRHLLQFIALQLSRQVEELEMYIRVDLHNRSVAVKDSGSAETKLSLFDGLERLREDKLLLDLHPSFASGNGDLELIYALKRQG